The Amblyomma americanum isolate KBUSLIRL-KWMA chromosome 5, ASM5285725v1, whole genome shotgun sequence genome window below encodes:
- the LOC144135201 gene encoding sulfotransferase ssu-1-like, with protein sequence MDEESYRYVEGVRMHKIFPDEAIRSAIKYNPRPGDVITVTYPKCGTHWAQFIIWNIITRGNPGTNAGEFSIMCPFLDMMGAEAAEKPLRIGPIVTHLPMSVFRPVRHAKYVYVARNPYDCAVSYYHFIKGATPKTTKDVSFERFLSMFLNGKVVYGDYFDHVVPWYDRRHDDNVLFITYEELKADTREQVLRIGDFLGKEHGNALRQDGALVQRVMDASSFENMKVFFKEKPGERVKKIAETAGEKSERVEVSTGFPKDEVEMHEGSGFVRKGIVGDWKNYFTSEQVERTKAWIARKAHGSDVMRLWQEYGLP encoded by the exons ATGGACGAAGAATCATACAGATACGTCGAAGGCGTACGGATGCACAAGATCTTCCCAGATGAAGCGATACGTTCTGCCATCAAATACAACCCGCGGCCCGGAGACGTTATCACTGTTACCTACCCCAAGTGTGGAACCCACTGGGCGCAATTCATCATCTGGAACATCATAACCAGGGGAAACCCTGGTACCAATGCCGGTGAATTCAGTATCATGTGCCCATTCCTCGATATGATGGGAGCCGAGGCTGCCGAAAAACCGTTGCGCATTGGTCCAATCGTGACACACCTTCCAATGAGTGTTTTCCGGCCGGTGAGGCATGCGAAGTACGTCTATGTCGCCAGGAACCCTTACGACTGCGCTGTGTCTTACTACCACTTCATAAAGGGTGCTACGCCAAAGACCACCAAAGACGTCTCCTTCGAAAGGTTTCTCTCCATGTTCTTGAATGGCAAG GTCGTCTACGGCGATTATTTTGACCACGTGGTGCCTTGGTACGATCGTCGGCATGACGACAACGTACTGTTCATCACTTACGAAGAACTGAAGGCGGACACCAGGGAACAAGTGTTAAGGATTGGCGATTTCCTAGGCAAGGAACATGGAAACGCTCTGCGTCAAGACGGCGCCCTTGTCCAGAGAGTGATGGATGCCAGTAGTTTCGAGAACATGAAGGTCTTTTTTAAGGAAAAGCCAGGGGAGAGGGTCAAGAAGATTGCCGAGACAGCGGGAGAAAAGTCTGAACGagttgaagtttcgacaggctTCCCGAAGGACGAGGTGGAGATGCACGAAGGTTCTGGATTCGTACGGAAGGGAATCGTGGGGGATTGGAAGAACTACTTCACGTCGGAGCAGGTTGAGCGGACCAAAGCATGGATCGCGCGAAAGGCACACGGAAGTGACGTGATGAGGCTCTGGCAGGAATATGGCCTGCCGTGA